The following proteins come from a genomic window of Nycticebus coucang isolate mNycCou1 chromosome 11, mNycCou1.pri, whole genome shotgun sequence:
- the LOC128560242 gene encoding anionic trypsin has translation MQQPGKETAAGVFVLGGAVVLRPPSLEDVRTSTPPPAPSLFTTMNTLLILAFVGAAVAFPIDDDDKIVGGYTCAENSVPYQVSLNSGYHFCGGSLINDEWVVSAAHCYKSRIQVRLGEHNIEVLEGNEQFINSAKVIRHPNYNSWTLDNDIMLIKLASPATLSSRVASISLPSACAPAGTQCLISGWGNTLSSGANYPDLLQCLNAPLLSDAECKASYPGEITSNMICAGFLEGGKDSCQGDSGGPVVCNGALQGIVSWGYGCAQKDRPGVYTKVCNYVDWIQETIAANS, from the exons ATGCAACAGCCCGGGAAAGAGACAGCTGCAGGTGTGTTTGTGCTGGGAGGAGCAGTGGTCCTCCGCCCCCCATCCCTGGAAGATGTAAGGACGAGCACACCACCACCTGCCCCATCACTCTTCACCACCATGAACACACTCCTGATCCTAGCCTTTGTGGGTGCCGCTG TTGCCTTCCCCATTGACGACGATGACAAGATCGTCGGGGGCTACACCTGTGCGGAGAATTCTGTCCCCTACCAGGTCTCTCTGAACTCCGGCTACCATTTCTGTGGAGGATCCCTTATCAATGACGAGTGGGTGGTGTCAGCAGCTCACTGCTACAAGTC CCGCATCCAAGTGAGGCTGGGAGAGCACAACATTGAAGTCTTGGAGGGCAACGAACAGTTCATCAACTCGGCCAAGGTCATCCGCCACCCCAATTACAACAGCTGGACCCTTGACAATGACATCATGCTGATCAAACTGGCCTCgcctgccaccctcagctccCGAGTGGCCTCCATATCCCTGCCCAGTGCCTGCGCGCCCGCTGGCACCCAGTGCCTCATCTCCGGCTGGGGCAATACCCTGAGCAGTGGTG CCAACTACCCAGACCTGCTGCAGTGCCTGAACGCCCCCCTGCTGAGTGATGCTGAGTGCAAGGCCTCCTACCCTGGGGAGATCACCAGCAACATGATCTGTGCTGGCTTCCTCGAGGGCGGCAAGGATTCCTGCCAG GGTGACTCTGGTGGCCCTGTGGTCTGCAATGGAGCACTCCAGGGAATCGTCTCCTGGGGCTACGGCTGTGCCCAAAAGGACAGGCCTGGAGTCTACACTAAGGTGTGCAACTATGTGGACTGGATTCAGGAAACCATAGCTGCCAATAGCTAA